In the genome of Chrysoperla carnea chromosome 5, inChrCarn1.1, whole genome shotgun sequence, the window GTATACTGtaagttcattttaataatttttaatatttcgtgTCAGTAtagtaaaattaagaaaaaagttaaGGTTCTTAAGGCCTTTAATGTGTGTCCTAATGAGAGTACATTTACATTTGCACTTCTAAAAGTGGACCAAGGAGGGAGATCTTAGTGAAAATATTGAatggaatatttataaattgatttgtaaAAAGCTTAATGTTTACGAATGCCATTTTTAGGTAGTTAAAGCCCGTACAGTTGAAGAAATAGTTGAAGAAGCACGTAAGGAAGTTGAAAAGAATGCTAAAGAAATTGATAGCTTGTTTCAAGATATTAGTAcgttacaaaattgtttatattcaattgaaaaacaaatcatCGATGAATCTGAAAATATAACAAacgaagttaataaaaaaaatcaagaaacattagaattaatcaataaaattgacaaaGAAAAGTGTCGAGTTAAAGCTAAAAAAGACTTAGAATTTGCACTTAATCTTACAATAAcagatattaatatttcatgtcAATTATTGGACACATGAGTTAATCAATGAATTAAAACATGATTTGAAAGGAACGCAAGAAtcacttacaaaattaaataaaactaatggtgaagttattgaaaattgtttaaatacttcaAATCAACAAGCtgaagaattagaaaaatgctttaaagcAAAGGATATAGAGATCAAGGATGTATTACTACAATATAAAGAAATAGTAAATTCTATAAATGATAAAGTGGAAGATATTTACCCGACTGCAATCATTAGatgttttcaaataactttATCGATATTCAATCAAATAACTGATCAAATCATTTCCGATGCCAAAAAATGTgccaaaaaatacataaaatattttaatgaaatttctaaCTAAAAGTTTTGTCTCAATTTTTGCcctattttacaaataaaacatgaaatttttctgaaaatattggtaaactggaaattttattattattaaccgtGATGCAGAAACAATACTTTGTTAAacaattaatacatacttgaaacttcgtgattGGCTTCcctttggcgagtctaccaaacttcaccctacaattttttcgaaagtgctagGTTTTTAAATGCTATTTTATGATAACGTCGTagttaagctatcggtctgaaaaaatgCAGCACGGAATTTgtcactatgaccacttgataacattaatagtttttaaacaataaaatattttgtccgacagTAAcactgcaccgatgagcttgccTAACACCTCGAAACATGccttatttaagtatttttgtttttgaataaatacatgattcacttttgctgaattgtttcataattattaatgttatattgttatatgaagtggtcatagtgtctgTATAGAGAAGTTTGGTTAACTCGCCAAGAAGAAGCAAGTcataaagtttcaagtatgtattaatcatttaacaaagcacgcTCTGTCCCACGATCTATTAAGTTATAGAAAATCTATTAAACAATAacttttaatcattaatttaaccTCTGCTCATTTCTTctgtaaaacttatttttaagttaacttCTGAGAAGCTGATGATATGTACACCATAAGGGTCGCATTCACATGAACAGCTTTTTTGATTCGCCGCACACACAAAAATCtcataacaacaaaattttccgtatcatctaaaaaataatattcaccatgattcataaatataaatatgacaaaaactggaaaatattattatttattcgaaatatttctcCAATTGGAAAATACCTATCaccattaaaatatgttttgttgGTAACACTGAATAGTACCAACCACTACGGCTGCTGTTTCTTTCAATTCATACACCGTCATCCATACATgaaaatagatatattcaaaatataataggtATTCAAAGGAGGAAATTTACAGTACCGTAACATAATATTTAcgctatataatatattatgtgtaaaGAGTTCGTAAAAAATACGAAGCGGTATTTGGTAATTTTAAGGAAGGTAAATTCCAAAACATCCATAAATAATTGCTTCCAGCGTTCATATAGCATTACTAAAGTCTAATGATTTGAAAAACTTGACTAAAAATGCTTAGATCAGTTTACCAAAGTACAGAATTCAAAACATGAGAGGCTCATTCATTTttgaaccgacttcaaacaaaaacggcatccatgagaagccataaaagtcttaaatttgcatttagtatgcacgacaagaggacgaataacccaatatcaagccaaccgatttcaatgattctttttttagtgacaaattagttagtgtacttcagattcactaaaaatcacaaaataaaaaaataaacaacttttaaccaaaagaaaaccgacttcaaaagaaaaatttttccaaaataaattaatatgcactaaaaagtaaaaaaataacgataatataacgtagttaaaattattgttatttttggattcagtgtcagccaagctaattaagcaaactgttctgccagagttgactccaaaaataacaataattttaactacattatattatcgttattttttaagtttttttgaaaacttatttttcatagTTGACTATAACTTTATAATTGACTACTACGTATTTGAACtttcttttgttaaaagtcTGAAGGAATTCGACATTActtgtgtggctatctaagtaagataataaatacaaaagtatTTTGTCCGAATTTCCATTAAACGTCATTCATACCCATTTTATCCGTCATTCATCCTGAAAATTGCAAAACatcctaaaatttaaaatgagttATTCTTGATTGTAGGAACCATTAGTTAGTTTAAAAGTAGCTCGCTTTTGGCTTAAAATGGAAAGTATAACTTACttatataatatcaatttttttttcataaaacacataatttataGATCCCGGCTTTCGGGCCGTGAAGCAATTTAccatttaatgataaaaaactcTCTGTATAtggtatgttttaaaatatagtgGATTTATTACCTTGAATATGTTATGTTGGTATGAATAACAACACCATAGAGAAGTATGTTTTATACCAAACTACACAGATGAGGAAAACTGACTCAGTTTATATATCTACTGGTTGGCATGTTTAATTTCCTGTCGCTTCGTCTCATACAGGATTGAGACTCAACTGTATTATACGTAGTGTTATCCTTCACGCCTATACACACATCTACCTCCTATACGTACGTATATTCTCTCAAAACAAGTGAATAGATAGATGATGCTGGTATTGGTGTCCTAAGTTATAGAAAATTGATGTACCaggttattcaaaaaatttagtaatcTCCATCAACTTTTTTATTCTGGACAGGAAATCTTGATATTTATGACACGTAAGCTTTCGTTAGattctatttttgtaaattatatgcGTAATTATGCTTTCATTCtatactatattttttaagcttttgaCGTTCGAAAAAAAGATTCCAAGAAAAAAGTTTCTTCATGATAAAATAAAGCATTTATTTTCTGTTCTATGAATAAAGTATGGAATCTAAACTTAATTGTTAATAGCAGTTGTATCGGTGacggaaaaaaattaatcacaaatgaAGCTTTTATGGCCATCTGATTCGAAATAGAAATGGCCATTGATATTTAAGGTTAAAGAGCTGAAATGTGAATTTGCTTATAATTATTTGGGAATGAAATGCTCCAGGCAAACTTTCATTTGTTAACTTCAGGCacttaaatctaaaataaaatctgtagaATAAAGGTTACATTtggtaaatttataatatagaaaacTTTAAACGAACAAACTCATCGTTCGCTTCTGTTGAACTATGCAAGCTAGATAGAATGTGGTCCAATAAAAGCTTCCTTTATCTCTGTTTTTATATTG includes:
- the LOC123300875 gene encoding uncharacterized protein LOC123300875 isoform X1; protein product: MKYSLFLFFLLATYTVIKARTVEEIVEEARKEVEKNAKEIDSLFQDISTLQNCLYSIEKQIIDESENITNEVNKKNQETLELINKIDKEKCRVKAKKDLEFALNLTITDINISCQLLDT
- the LOC123300875 gene encoding uncharacterized protein LOC123300875 isoform X2 is translated as MKYSLFLFFLLATYTVVKARTVEEIVEEARKEVEKNAKEIDSLFQDISTLQNCLYSIEKQIIDESENITNEVNKKNQETLELINKIDKEKCRVKAKKDLEFALNLTITDINISCQLLDT